The stretch of DNA TTCGCCGCGTTCAGCGCCATCGGCCTGGTGATCGAGAACGGTGTGCTGTACACGGCGACCTACGGCTTCGGCTGGGACAGCCCCGTACTGAGCAACATCTTCAAGTTCGCGGGGATCGGTATCGCCACCCTGTTCCGCTTCTGGTCGTACCGGACGTGGGTGTTCCGCGCGCTCCCCGCGCATGAGGCCGTGGCCGGCGCCGAGTCGATCCTTGAGGAGAAGCTCGAAGACCGGCTCGGGGAGAAGCTTGATGCGGAGCTTGAGGCGGAAATCGGAGATGAGCGACCGCCCCGGCACGGACCGCGGCACGCCCGCGCCCAGTGACCTCCGGGGCCCCGGACGACGGAGGCCTGCACGGGGCGCGCCCCGCTCACCGGCGTGCGCCCCGCGCTCGCCCGACGTCTCGGACTGACCCCGGCCCTCACCTCGGTGTGGTCCCCGCCGCCCCGGGATCGTCGTCGGCCGGCTTACGGGGATGGGTGCGGGAGAGGAAGAGCGCGAAGACCGGCGGCTTCGACTGGAGCAGTTCGAGCCGTCCTCCGTCCGCCTCCGCGAGGTCCCTGGCCACCGCGAGGCCGATGCCGGTGGAGTTGCGGCCGCTGATCGTCCGCTCGAAGATCCGCGCGCCGAGATCGTGCGGAACCCCGTTCCCCTCGTCGGTGACCTCGATGACGGACTGGTTGCCTGTGACCCGGGTCCGCAGTGCGACGGTGCCGCCGCCGTGCATCAGGGAGTTCTCGATCAGCGCGGCCAGCACCTGGGCGACCGCCCCCGGTGTGCCGACCGCCCGGAGCTGCTGCTTTCCCGAGCGGACGATGGCGCGGCCCGCGCTGCGGTAGGCCGGGCGCCACTCCTCCACCTGCTGTTTGACGACCTCGTCCAGGTCGAAGGAGACGGCGGAGCCCGTCCGGGGGTCACGGGAGTTGGTCAGCAGCCGCTCGACCACGTCGGTGAGCCGTTCCACCTGGGTGAGCGCGATGGTCGCCTCGTCCTTGACGGTGTCCAGGTCGTCGGTGAGGGCGATCTCCTCCAGCCGCATCGACAGCGCGGTCAGCGGGGTGCGCAGCTGGTGCGAGGCGTCCGCGGCCAGCCGGCGTTCCGCGGTGAGCATCCTGGCGATCCGCTCGGCGGAGCTGTCGAGGACGTCGGCGACGCGGTCGAGCTCGTGCACCCCGTACCGCTTGTGCCGCGGCCTCGGGTCACCGGAGCCCAGCCGCTCCGCGGTCTCCGCGAGGTCGATCAGGGGGGCCGTGAGCCGGTTTCCCTGGCGTACGGCGAGTACGACGGCGGCGATGATCGCGAGCAGCGCCACGGCGCCGATGATCAGCAGGGTGCGCCCGACCTCGTCGGTGACGGTGGTGCGCGGCTCCTCGACGGTGACGGTCTCGCCCGCCTCACCGTGCTCGGTCGCCCGGATCACCTCGCCCTTGGGGCGCGTGCCCACGTCGATGGGTGCGCGGCCGTGCAGACGGATCTGTGCGAAACGTGTCGGGTCGACCTGGTCGCGCAGGATGTCGGCGGTGATGCGTTCGTCCCCGATGAGCCTGCTGTCCACGATGGAGACGAGCCGCACGGCTTCCGAGTCCACCCGCTCCTGCGCGCTGTTGGTGATGGTGCGGGTCTCCACGATGACGAGGGAGACGCCGAAGACGGCGATCACGACGAGCACCACGGCGAGGGTGGAATTGATCAGTCGGCGTCGCATGGACTCAAGTTTCCCGGCTCAGTGGCCGTCAGCTCTGCGGCACGGGGTGTCCGGCGTGGGGCGGTGGTCTCCGTACCCCCGCGACGTGCGGACCCATGGACGGCTCGTGGCCTCCGCGCCCGCCGCCCACAGGCGCGGGCACCGCTCACAGGAACGGGCGCGGGCACGGGCACGCGTATGGGCGCGGCCGCGTCGGGGCGGGGGCTCAGCTCTTCTCGAAGCGGAAGCCGACGCCCCGGACCGTGGCGATGTAGCGGGGGTTGGCCGCGTCGTCGCCCAGCTTCTTCCGCAGCCAGGAGATGTGCATGTCGAGCGTCTTCGTCGACGACCACCATGTGGTGTCCCAGACCTCGCGCATCAGCTGGTCCCTGGTGACGACCCGGCCCGCGTCGCGGACCAGGACCCTCAGCAGGTCGAACTCCTTCGCGGTGAGCTGGAGCTCCTCGTCGCCCATCCAGGCACGGTGCGACTCGACGTCGATACGGACGCCGTGTGTGGCGGGCGGCTGCGCGGGTTCGCTGGCACCGCGCCGCAGCAGGGCCCTGACCCTGGCGAGCAGTTCGGCGAGGCGGAACGGCTTGGTGACGTAGTCGTCGGCGCCCGCGTCGAGGCCGACCACGGTGTCCACCTCGTCGGCGCGGGCCGTGAGAATCAGGATCGGCACGGCGAGGCCCTCGGCGCGCAGCCGACGGGCGACCTCCAGGCCGTCCATGCCGGGCAGTCCCAGGTCAAGTACGACCAGGTCGATACCGCCCTGGACTCCGGCGTCGAGGGCGGTGGGGCCGTCCTCGCGCACCTCCACCTCATAGCCCTCCCTGCGCAGGGCACGGGCCAGTGGTTCCGAGATGGAGGCATCGTCCTCGGCGAGCAGTACACGGGTCATGGACCGATGGTAGTCCGCGTGACGGGCCGCTAGGGGGCCGACTGTGCAGGTCGGTGGGGAGCGAGGAGGCTTCTGTGTGCCCGCTGTGCGCGATGGACCGAGCGGGCGGCGACGGCGGACGGGACACGGGAGGGCGCCGGGGCACATGGTGGCGCTCGGACGAGCCGCGGACCGGGGCGCTTTCGCGGTGCCGCGCGCCGCAAGTCCGCGCCGCGCTCCCGCCGACACGGGCCGCTGCTCGTACGGGCACCAGTCGGCTGCCGCCCGCCGCGACTCACCGCCGCCCGGTGTCGCCCACCGCCGCCGCCGCCCGGCGGCGCCCGATACCGCCCACCGTCGCCGCCGCTGCCCGGTGGCGCCCGATACCGCCCGCCGTCGCCACCGGCCCGCCGACGCCGCCCGGCGGCGCCCAATACCGCCCACCGTCGCCCGGTGTCGCCCACCGATGCCCGGTGGCCCCGCAGCCTCCCGCCATCACCCGCCATCGCCACCGGCCCGCCGACGCCGCCCACCGCCGCCGCCCGGCGGCGCCCAATACCGCCCACCGTCGCCCGGTGTCGCCCACCGATGCCCGGTGGCCCCGCAGCCTCCCGCCGCCACCCGCTGTCGCCACCGGCCCGCTGCCACCCGCCGTCGCCATCACCACCCAATGCCGATACCCGCCACCCCGGCGAATGCCACTTCGCCGCCATCCCGGCGGATGCCACTTCGCCACCCCGGCGGATTCCGCTTCGCTGCCGCTGTTCACTTCATCACCAGTATTCGACTGGCTTAAGTACGACCGGTTTCGGTTCCGTTTATCATCTGTGGCCTATGTCTCAACTCCTTTCATATCCCCCCACCTCGTGCCCTATGGTGGCTCAACGCCTGTAGCTCGCATCTCAGGACCTTCGGCATGCCCATTTGCCGGAGGTTTCTTCTGTCTCCGGTCAGGCTCTGTCTGCCGGAGAACCAACGACCTGTGGCCGGGCCCCGTCCGCGAAGAAGCGGAAGGGGCGTGGATCCTGGCGCTCCGTCTCCCGCTCCCCCACAGGGGCGGGTCCCCCTCAGGCGTGGGGGCGGGCGGGCGGCGCCGGTGCCGGCACCCCCCACCGGGCAACACGCTCGCGGCGACAACCGCCGTCGTGTGCCCTGAACCACGAGGAACAACCCATGGCGTCCAGCCTGACGAAGGACTCGCCCGGTACCCCCGGAGACGAAAAGACCTTCTTCGGCCACCCCCGCGGACTGGCCACGCTCTTCATGACCGAGATGTGGGAGCGCTTCAGCTTCTACGGCATGAGGGCCCTGCTCCCCCTGTACCTCGTCTCCGACAGCGGCCTGCACATGAACGCGGCCACCGCTACGTCGATCTACTCGATCTACCTGGCGATGGTCTATCTGCTGGCCATGCCCGGCGGCTGGTTCGGCGACCGGGTCTGGGGACCCCGTAAAACCGTCGGCATCTCGGCGTGCGTGATCATGATCGGTCACCTGACGCTGGCACTGCCAGGCCAGGCCACCTTCTTCGTGGGGCTCGCCCTCGTGGCGTTCGGCTCAGGCCTGCTGAAGTCGAACATCTCCACCATGGTCGGCCACCTCTACAAGGGCCCGAAGGACCCGCGCAGGGACGGCGGCTTCACCGTCTTCTACATGGGCATCAACCTCGGCAGCTTCGCCGCGCCCCTGATCATCGGCACCGTCGGCGAGAAATGGGACTGGCACGCCGGCTTCGCCCTCGCCGCTGTCGGCATGGCGCTCGGCCTCGTGCAGTTCCTGGTCTTCACCCGCCATCTGAGCCCGCGCAGCAGCATCACCCCCAAGCCGCTGACGAAGGCGGAGCGCAACTCCACGATCACCAAGGGCATGGTCTGGCTGATCATCGCCGCCGTCTTCTACGGCATCGTCGTGGTCACCGGTTCGTACACGCTGAACTGGGCGCTCATCCCGATCACCCTGGCCGGTCTCGTCATCCCGATCGCGGTGCTCGTACGCATCAAGCGGGACAAGGAGCTGACCGACTCGGAGCAGTCGAAGATGTCGGGTTACATCTGGTTCTTCGTCGCCGCGGCCATCTTCTGGATGATCTACGACCAGGGCGGCTCGACGATGTCGCTCTTCGGCGAGAAGTCGACCACGAACAACCTGCTCGGCTTCGACTTCCCGACCTCCTGGTACCAGTCGGTCAACCCGATCCTCATCATGGCGCTGGCCCCGGTCGTCGCCACGATCTGGCTGGCGCTGAACCGGCGGGGCAAGGAGCCGAGCACCGTCGTGAAGTTCGGCTCGGGCCTCTTCCTCGTCGGTGTCTCGTTCTTCGTCTTCATGATTCCGCTGACGATGGCGGGCGACGGCACGAAGGTCAGCCCGATGTGGCTGGTCGCGATCTACTTCGTCCAGACCGTCGGTGAGCTGTGCCTCTCCCCTGTCGGCCTCTCCGTCACCACCAAGATGGCGCCGGAGAAGTACAGCTCGCAGATGATGGGTGTCTGGTTCCTCGCGGTCACCGCGGGCGACAGTGTCACCAGTCTCCTGTCGCTGCCACCGTTCAACGTGGATCTCAACAAGTCGGGGATCGTCGGCGCGGAAGCCGCCGTGGCGGTGATCGCGGGCATCGCGGTCTGGATGTACCGCAGGAGCGTCAAGGCCCTCATGGGCGAGGTGCGCTGACCCGGCGTCACGGCGCACGACGCGTCACCTCGCGCCGTGCCCCCCGCGCCACCGCACGCGCACCTGAACGCGCGGGGCCCCGCCACACACGATGTGGCGGGGCCCCGCGCGTACGGGATGTGGTGTACCGCGCACCGCGCACCGCGTACGGCGCACAGCGCGGTCCGTCGTACGGAAGTGGTGTGCGGCGTCAGGCGGGTGCGGCGACGTCCGCCCAGACCGTCTTGCCGGGGGCGTCCTGCGGGCGGACGACCCCCCAGTCGAGACAGAGGCGCTGCACGATGAACATGCCGTGCCCGCCCGGCCGCCCCGCGCGGTGCGGGGTGCGGGGCGAGGGCTGGCCGCTGCCCCGGTCGGAGACCTCGATGCGCAGGACCTTGCCGTCGGTCGCGATACGCAGCTCGTCGGGGCCTTCGGCGTGCAGGCACGCGTTGGTGACCAGTTCGGAGACGACGAGGAGCACATCCTCGGCCGCTGCCCTCCGGTCGGCCCCCGCCGCGGGCATCCAGCCCCACGCGTGCAGGGCGTCCCTGGCGAAGTCGCGGGCGAGCGGTACGACACCGCTGGCACCGTCGAGGCTCAGCCTGCGGGCCTGCCGCCCTTCGGCGGCCGCACCGGCACCGTCAACGCCGGTGTCGCCTACCCCACCGGCATCGCCGTCAACGCCGGCGTCGCCCGGTTCTGGGCGTTCGCCCGGCAGATGCGGCCGGGTGGTGCTCATCAGCGCTTCACCTCACCGATTCACCAGTTCAGAATTTCTACGGTTCGAGTCACAGGAAGGACAGGAGGCGTCACAGAGAGACGACTGTGACGATCGACCGATCCAGGGTGTCTTCTGCCCGGTCGATCGGTGAGAACACCCACTTGTTCGGGACAGGGTCCACGAAGATCTCCGGCCTGCCACACGCGCCCGGCTGGCCGTGCGGACGTCCGAGGCCGGGGCGGTGCGTAAGGGGAGGGAAAGAGCCAGGTCAATCAGTGGCGAGGGCCTGGTCGAGGGTGTCGTGCACGGTGAAGACGGCATCCGCCCCCGTGATCTCGAACACCCGCGCCACCACCGGCTGCATTCCGGCAAGATGGACCCCACCCCCTGCGGCCTCGGCCTTGAGTCGCGCGCCGAGCAGCACATTGAGTCCGGTCGAGTCGCAGAAGTCCAGGCGTGCACAGTCGATCACCAGACGTGCCAGGCCGTCGGCGAGGCACTGTTCCAGCGGCTCCCGCAGTAGCTCAGCCGTGTGGTGATCCAGCTCACCGACCGGTGTCACGACAGCGCTGGGCCCCTCGCTCCGTACCTCGACCTGAAGCCGGCCCATGTTCGCACTGCCGACCGTCCCGCGGTCCATGCCGTCTCTCTCCCGACCGTCGTAGCTCCTGCTTCGCGCACCCGAACACTACGCCTTCCGTGGCCGGACCGGTACCCGAACATCCACCAGAAAAGGGTCATAACACCAGGTAAGGCACTTGCGACCGGACACCGGATACCGGTAGGGGTAGAAGGACAACAATCGACACGGCCGGCTTTGGAGGCGCCGCACTCCGCAGTGCACGTATTGGCATCGGCAGCCATATGCCGAGAACGATGGAGGACACCATGTCACCCCAGCTCGACGAATCGCACCAGTTCTGGGCGACGTCGACTCTCCCACCGCAGCGAACAGGGAGCGATCTCCCCGAGGCAGTCCAGTCCACCGCCGACCTGTCGACGGAGCCGGAAGGGCTGCCGGAGATCCCGCCGTTCGACAAGGTGGGGCCGCTGGATGCGAGGGCTCTCTCCAAGACCCTCTTCGAACGTCTCGAAACCCTCGAAGAGGGCACTCACGAGCACGCTTACGTACGGAACACCCTGGTCGAGCTCAACCTCGCCCTGGTGAAGTTCGCCGCGTCACGGTTCCGCTCACGCAGCGAGCCGATGGAGGACATCATCCAGGTCGGCACGATCGGTCTGATCAAGGCCATCGACCGCTTCGAGCTGACCCGGGGCGTCGAGTTCCCGACGTTCGCGATGCCGACCATCGTCGGCGAGATCAAGCGTTTCTTCCGCGACACCTCGTGGTCCGTGCGCGTCCCCCGCCGCCTCCAGGAGCTGCGGCTCGACCTCGCGAAGGCGGGCGACGAGCTGGCGCAGCAGCTGGACCGTTCGCCGACCCCTGGTGAGCTGGCCGAGAAGCTCGGGATCAGCCGCGACGAGGTCGTCGAGGGCATGGCCGCGAGCAACGCCTACACCGCGAGCTCGCTGGACGCGCAGCCTGAGGAGGACGACTCCGAGGGCGCACTCGCGGACCGGATCGGCTACGAGGACCACAGCCTTGAGGGCATCGAGTACATCGAGTCCCTCAAGCCGATGATCGCGGAGCTGCCCGCGCGTGACCGGCAGATCCTCTCGCTGCGTTTCGTGGCCAACATGACCCAGTCGGAGATCGGCGAGGAGCTGGGCATCTCGCAGATGCACGTCTCCCGGCTGCTCTCGCGCACCCTCGTGCGGCTCCGCAAGGGGCTGACGCTGGAGGAGTGACCTCCCCGGCGGGCCCCGCGGCCGTCGAGGACCGCACGGCGGCGCCCGTGGGAGGCGAAGGACACCAACGGCAGGAAAGTGCACTGCTCAGCCGTACACGACGGAAGGGTCCGTCCCGTTTTGGGACGGACCCTTCCGCGTGTCCGCGTGCCCCGTGCGGGACCCGCTATCCCTTCGATACGCCCATACGACTACTCGAATCAGTTTCGAGCGCCACGGGGAAGCCGAGGAGCCAGTCTCAGCCGGCCACGCGCTCCCCCGCCCGCCACACCCCGATGACCAGGGGGACGCCTGGCCGGTAGGCGAGGTGGACGTGGCTCGGGGCGTCCAGGACCGCGAGGTCCGCGCGGGCCCCCGGGCTGAGCCTGCCCACGTCCGTGCGGCGCAGGGCGCGGGCGCCGCCCGCTGTCGCCGACCACACGGCCTCGTCGGGGGTCATGCCCATGTCCCGTACGGCGAGTGCGACGCAGAACGGCATCGACGACGTGAACGAGGAGCCCGGGTTGCAGTCGGTGGAGAGCGCCACCGTGGCCCCCGCGTCCAGCAGCCTGCGCGCGTCGGGCCACTGGGCGCGGGTGGAGAACTCGGCGCCCGGCAGCAGGGTCGCCACCGTCCCGCCCTGCGCGAGGGCGTCCACGTCGGCGTCGGTGAGGTGGGTGCAGTGGTCGGCGCTGGCCGCGTCCAGCTCCACACCGAGCTGGACCCCTGGACCGTACGAGAGCTGGTTGGCGTGGATGCGCGGGACCAGCCCCTTCGCCCGGCCCGCCGTCAGGATCGCGCGGGCCTGGTCGCCGTCGAAGGCGCCCTTCTCGCAGAAGACGTCGATCCACTTGGCGTACGGGGCGCAGGCGTCCAGCATCTCGCCGGTGACCAGTTCCACGTAGGCGGCGGGGTCCTCGGCGAGTTCGGGCGCGACGATGTGCGCGCCGAGGTAGGTGACCTCGTCGGTGTGGCCGGACGCGATGCGCAGGGCCCTGGACTCGTCGTGCGTGGTCAGGCCGTAGCCGGACTTGGTCTCCATCGTGGTGGTGCCCTGGCGCAGGGCCTCCGCGAGGTAACGGGCGACGGTGGCGCTCAGCTCCTCGTCGGTGGCGGCGCGGGTCGCGGCGACGGTGGTGCGGATACCGCCCGCGCTGTAGGCGCGGCCCGACATCCTGGCGTTGAACTCCTGGGTCCTGTCGCCGCCGAAGACCAGGTGCGCGTGCGAGTCCACGAATCCGGGGACGACGGCCCGGCCGCCCACGTCCGAGACCGTGTCCGTCCCGGGCGCCCGGCCCGCCGGCCCCGCCCAGGCGATGTGGTCGTCCTCGATGACGAGGGCCGCGTCGGTGATCAGGCCGAGTGGTCCCTCGCCGATTTCCGGGTCGTTGGTGACGAGACTCCCGATACCGGTGAGCAGGGTGGTCGTCATGTGCGTGGGCCTCCTGTCGTCGGCGTGTTCCTGTGCTGGGTGGTGGGGACGCTGGGCGGACCCGTGCGCGCGGCCCGCC from Streptomyces tsukubensis encodes:
- a CDS encoding RNA polymerase sigma factor SigF, which produces MEDTMSPQLDESHQFWATSTLPPQRTGSDLPEAVQSTADLSTEPEGLPEIPPFDKVGPLDARALSKTLFERLETLEEGTHEHAYVRNTLVELNLALVKFAASRFRSRSEPMEDIIQVGTIGLIKAIDRFELTRGVEFPTFAMPTIVGEIKRFFRDTSWSVRVPRRLQELRLDLAKAGDELAQQLDRSPTPGELAEKLGISRDEVVEGMAASNAYTASSLDAQPEEDDSEGALADRIGYEDHSLEGIEYIESLKPMIAELPARDRQILSLRFVANMTQSEIGEELGISQMHVSRLLSRTLVRLRKGLTLEE
- a CDS encoding ATP-binding protein gives rise to the protein MRRRLINSTLAVVLVVIAVFGVSLVIVETRTITNSAQERVDSEAVRLVSIVDSRLIGDERITADILRDQVDPTRFAQIRLHGRAPIDVGTRPKGEVIRATEHGEAGETVTVEEPRTTVTDEVGRTLLIIGAVALLAIIAAVVLAVRQGNRLTAPLIDLAETAERLGSGDPRPRHKRYGVHELDRVADVLDSSAERIARMLTAERRLAADASHQLRTPLTALSMRLEEIALTDDLDTVKDEATIALTQVERLTDVVERLLTNSRDPRTGSAVSFDLDEVVKQQVEEWRPAYRSAGRAIVRSGKQQLRAVGTPGAVAQVLAALIENSLMHGGGTVALRTRVTGNQSVIEVTDEGNGVPHDLGARIFERTISGRNSTGIGLAVARDLAEADGGRLELLQSKPPVFALFLSRTHPRKPADDDPGAAGTTPR
- a CDS encoding STAS domain-containing protein — protein: MDRGTVGSANMGRLQVEVRSEGPSAVVTPVGELDHHTAELLREPLEQCLADGLARLVIDCARLDFCDSTGLNVLLGARLKAEAAGGGVHLAGMQPVVARVFEITGADAVFTVHDTLDQALATD
- a CDS encoding peptide MFS transporter, which translates into the protein MASSLTKDSPGTPGDEKTFFGHPRGLATLFMTEMWERFSFYGMRALLPLYLVSDSGLHMNAATATSIYSIYLAMVYLLAMPGGWFGDRVWGPRKTVGISACVIMIGHLTLALPGQATFFVGLALVAFGSGLLKSNISTMVGHLYKGPKDPRRDGGFTVFYMGINLGSFAAPLIIGTVGEKWDWHAGFALAAVGMALGLVQFLVFTRHLSPRSSITPKPLTKAERNSTITKGMVWLIIAAVFYGIVVVTGSYTLNWALIPITLAGLVIPIAVLVRIKRDKELTDSEQSKMSGYIWFFVAAAIFWMIYDQGGSTMSLFGEKSTTNNLLGFDFPTSWYQSVNPILIMALAPVVATIWLALNRRGKEPSTVVKFGSGLFLVGVSFFVFMIPLTMAGDGTKVSPMWLVAIYFVQTVGELCLSPVGLSVTTKMAPEKYSSQMMGVWFLAVTAGDSVTSLLSLPPFNVDLNKSGIVGAEAAVAVIAGIAVWMYRRSVKALMGEVR
- the hutI gene encoding imidazolonepropionase, producing MTTTLLTGIGSLVTNDPEIGEGPLGLITDAALVIEDDHIAWAGPAGRAPGTDTVSDVGGRAVVPGFVDSHAHLVFGGDRTQEFNARMSGRAYSAGGIRTTVAATRAATDEELSATVARYLAEALRQGTTTMETKSGYGLTTHDESRALRIASGHTDEVTYLGAHIVAPELAEDPAAYVELVTGEMLDACAPYAKWIDVFCEKGAFDGDQARAILTAGRAKGLVPRIHANQLSYGPGVQLGVELDAASADHCTHLTDADVDALAQGGTVATLLPGAEFSTRAQWPDARRLLDAGATVALSTDCNPGSSFTSSMPFCVALAVRDMGMTPDEAVWSATAGGARALRRTDVGRLSPGARADLAVLDAPSHVHLAYRPGVPLVIGVWRAGERVAG
- a CDS encoding GtrA family protein — translated: MSETSALRARLRHLVREVAKFGAVGGVGVLVNLLTFNLVRHTTEVPVVRASIAATIVSIVFNYVGFRYFTYRDRDKSGRTKELLLFAAFSAIGLVIENGVLYTATYGFGWDSPVLSNIFKFAGIGIATLFRFWSYRTWVFRALPAHEAVAGAESILEEKLEDRLGEKLDAELEAEIGDERPPRHGPRHARAQ
- a CDS encoding ATP-binding protein, whose amino-acid sequence is MSTTRPHLPGERPEPGDAGVDGDAGGVGDTGVDGAGAAAEGRQARRLSLDGASGVVPLARDFARDALHAWGWMPAAGADRRAAAEDVLLVVSELVTNACLHAEGPDELRIATDGKVLRIEVSDRGSGQPSPRTPHRAGRPGGHGMFIVQRLCLDWGVVRPQDAPGKTVWADVAAPA
- a CDS encoding response regulator transcription factor, with the translated sequence MTRVLLAEDDASISEPLARALRREGYEVEVREDGPTALDAGVQGGIDLVVLDLGLPGMDGLEVARRLRAEGLAVPILILTARADEVDTVVGLDAGADDYVTKPFRLAELLARVRALLRRGASEPAQPPATHGVRIDVESHRAWMGDEELQLTAKEFDLLRVLVRDAGRVVTRDQLMREVWDTTWWSSTKTLDMHISWLRKKLGDDAANPRYIATVRGVGFRFEKS